Proteins encoded in a region of the Oncorhynchus gorbuscha isolate QuinsamMale2020 ecotype Even-year linkage group LG16, OgorEven_v1.0, whole genome shotgun sequence genome:
- the pam16 gene encoding mitochondrial import inner membrane translocase subunit tim16: MAKYLAQIIVMGAQVVGRAFARALRQEYAASQAAAEARGRAGQQSAAASSLTGMTLQEAQQILNIATLTPEELQKNYEHLFKVNDKEVGGSFYLQSKVVRAKERLDEELSIQTQDSQPKPPPEQKQQTPET; this comes from the exons ATG GCAAAATATCTTGCGCAGATCATTGTCATGGGGGCGCAGGTAGTAGGACGGGCGTTTGCACGTGCATTGCGGCAAGAATATGCAG ccAGTCAAGCTGCAGCGGAGGCCAGGGGGCGTGCCGgacagcagtcagcagcagcctCTAGTCTCACTGGGATGACCTTACAGGAGGCCCAGCAGATCCTTAATATCGCCACGCTCACCCCTGAGGAGCTCCAGAAG AACTATGAACACCTTTTTAAAGTCAATGACAAGGAGGTGGGCGGATCTTTCTATCTACAGTCCAAG GTGGTGAGAGCGAAGGAGCGTCTAGATGAGGAGCTCTCTATTCAGACACAGGACAGTCAACCCAAACCCCCACCAGAGCAGAAGCAACAGACTCCAGAAACATGA